Proteins encoded in a region of the Populus alba chromosome 13, ASM523922v2, whole genome shotgun sequence genome:
- the LOC118040596 gene encoding uncharacterized protein isoform X1 produces the protein MADRALIVPDTSLALSEHALAIGQEFPNVETCRRTLKDIAIALHFDLRIVKSDRSRFIAKCSKAGCPWRVHVAKCPGVPTFSIRTLHGEHTCEGVHNLHHQQASVGWVARSVEARIRDNPQFKPKEILQDIRDRHGVAVSYMQAWRGKERSMAALHGTFEEGFRLLPAYCEQIRKNNPGSIASVFATGQDNCFQRLFISYRASIYGFINACRPLLELDRAHLKGKYLGTLLCAAAVDANDALFPLAIAIVDVENDENWMWFMSELRKLLGVNTDNMPRLTILSERHKGIVEAVETHFPSAFHGFCLRYVSENFRDTFKNSKLVNIFWNAVYALTAAEFESKIAEMVEISQDVIPWFQDFSPQLWAVAYFEGMRFGHFTLGVTELLYNWALECHELPIVQMMEHIRLQLTSWFNNRREIGMSWTSILVPSAEKRVLEAIADAPCYQVLRANEVEFEIVSTERTNIVDISSRVCSCRRWQLNGLPCAHAAAALISCGQNAHVFAEPCFTVARYRETYSEMINPILDKSQWRELGEGTEGGVARVDISIRPPKTRRPPGRPKKKVLRVENFKRPKRVVQCGRCHMLGHSQKKCTMPN, from the coding sequence ATGGCAGACCGTGCTTTAATTGTGCCTGATACTTCCCTTGCATTGTCAGAACATGCTTTGGCCATCGGACAAGAGTTTCCCAATGTTGAAACTTGCAGAAGAACATTGAAGGATATTGCTATAGCACTGCATTTTGATCTTCGGATAGTGAAATCAGATCGAAGCCGGTTTATAGCCAAATGCTCTAAAGCAGGCTGTCCATGGCGTGTCCATGTTGCAAAATGTCCTGGAGTTCCAACCTTTTCAATTAGAACCTTACATGGAGAGCATACTTGTGAAGGAGTCCACAACCTTCACCATCAGCAAGCATCAGTAGGTTGGGTAGCTAGGTCTGTAGAAGCACGCATTCGGGACAATCCACAATTCAAGCCAAAGGAAATACTGCAAGATATCCGCGACCGGCATGGGGTTGCTGTGTCTTACATGCAAGCTTGGCGTGGGAAGGAGCGCAGCATGGCTGCACTtcatggaacttttgaagaagGGTTCCGCCTTCTTCCTGCATATTGTGAGCAGATTAGAAAAAACAACCCAGGAAGCATTGCGTCTGTTTTTGCCACTGGACAAGACAATTGTTTCCAAAGACTTTTTATATCCTACCGTGCATCCATTTATGGCTTTATAAATGCATGCAGGCCTCTTCTGGAACTTGATAGAGCACATCTTAAAGGAAAATATTTGGGTACATTACTTTGTGCTGCAGCTGTTGATGCTAATGATGCATTATTTCCTTTGGCCATTGCCATTGTTGATGTGGAAAATGACGAGAATTGGATGTGGTTTATGTCAGAGTTGCGGAAGCTTCTTGGAGTAAATACAGACAACATGCCTAGACTTACCATACTGTCTGAAAGGCATAAGGGCATTGTAGAGGCAGTTGAAACTCACTTCCCCAGTGCTTTCCATGGATTTTGTCTGCGTTATGTTAGTGAAAACTTCCGTGACACATTTAAGAATTCAAAGTTAGTAAATATTTTCTGGAATGCTGTTTATGCCCTCACAGCAGCTGAATTCGAAAGCAAGATAGCTGAGATGGTAGAGATCTCACAAGATGTTATACCTTGGTTTCAAGACTTCTCTCCCCAACTTTGGGCTGTCGCATATTTTGAGGGCATGAGATTTGGCCATTTTACACTGGGAGTTACTGAATTGTTGTATAATTGGGCTCTTGAATGCCATGAGCTCCCAATTGTACAGATGATGGAGCATATTCGGCTTCAGTTGACATCTTGGTTTAACAATCGTCGTGAAATTGGAATGAGCTGGACCTCAATTCTTGTTCCATCTGCTGAGAAGCGGGTTTTAGAGGCTATTGCAGATGCACCTTGCTATCAAGTACTTCGTGCAAATGAGGTTGAGTTTGAGATTGTGTCGACTGAGCGAACAAATATTGTGGATATTAGCAGTCGTGTCTGCTCATGCCGTCGTTGGCAGCTCAATGGTTTACCTTGTGCGCATGCTGCTGCTGCCCTTATTTCCTGTGGGCAAAATGCTCATGTATTTGCCGAGCCTTGCTTCACTGTTGCAAGATACCGGGAGACATACTCAGAGATGATCAACCCTATTCTTGATAAGTCCCAATGGAGGGAACTGGGTGAGGGAACAGAAGGTGGAGTTGCCAGGGTTGACATCTCAATACGCCCACCCAAAACTCGCCGACCACCTGGCAGGCCAAAAAAGAAGGTTCTTCGTGTAGAAAACTTTAAACGCCCAAAGAGGGTTGTTCAATGTGGTCGCTGTCATATGTTAGGACATTCTCAAAAGAAATGCACAATGCCGAATTAA
- the LOC118040596 gene encoding uncharacterized protein isoform X2, which produces MVEHALAIGQEFPNVETCRRTLKDIAIALHFDLRIVKSDRSRFIAKCSKAGCPWRVHVAKCPGVPTFSIRTLHGEHTCEGVHNLHHQQASVGWVARSVEARIRDNPQFKPKEILQDIRDRHGVAVSYMQAWRGKERSMAALHGTFEEGFRLLPAYCEQIRKNNPGSIASVFATGQDNCFQRLFISYRASIYGFINACRPLLELDRAHLKGKYLGTLLCAAAVDANDALFPLAIAIVDVENDENWMWFMSELRKLLGVNTDNMPRLTILSERHKGIVEAVETHFPSAFHGFCLRYVSENFRDTFKNSKLVNIFWNAVYALTAAEFESKIAEMVEISQDVIPWFQDFSPQLWAVAYFEGMRFGHFTLGVTELLYNWALECHELPIVQMMEHIRLQLTSWFNNRREIGMSWTSILVPSAEKRVLEAIADAPCYQVLRANEVEFEIVSTERTNIVDISSRVCSCRRWQLNGLPCAHAAAALISCGQNAHVFAEPCFTVARYRETYSEMINPILDKSQWRELGEGTEGGVARVDISIRPPKTRRPPGRPKKKVLRVENFKRPKRVVQCGRCHMLGHSQKKCTMPN; this is translated from the coding sequence AACATGCTTTGGCCATCGGACAAGAGTTTCCCAATGTTGAAACTTGCAGAAGAACATTGAAGGATATTGCTATAGCACTGCATTTTGATCTTCGGATAGTGAAATCAGATCGAAGCCGGTTTATAGCCAAATGCTCTAAAGCAGGCTGTCCATGGCGTGTCCATGTTGCAAAATGTCCTGGAGTTCCAACCTTTTCAATTAGAACCTTACATGGAGAGCATACTTGTGAAGGAGTCCACAACCTTCACCATCAGCAAGCATCAGTAGGTTGGGTAGCTAGGTCTGTAGAAGCACGCATTCGGGACAATCCACAATTCAAGCCAAAGGAAATACTGCAAGATATCCGCGACCGGCATGGGGTTGCTGTGTCTTACATGCAAGCTTGGCGTGGGAAGGAGCGCAGCATGGCTGCACTtcatggaacttttgaagaagGGTTCCGCCTTCTTCCTGCATATTGTGAGCAGATTAGAAAAAACAACCCAGGAAGCATTGCGTCTGTTTTTGCCACTGGACAAGACAATTGTTTCCAAAGACTTTTTATATCCTACCGTGCATCCATTTATGGCTTTATAAATGCATGCAGGCCTCTTCTGGAACTTGATAGAGCACATCTTAAAGGAAAATATTTGGGTACATTACTTTGTGCTGCAGCTGTTGATGCTAATGATGCATTATTTCCTTTGGCCATTGCCATTGTTGATGTGGAAAATGACGAGAATTGGATGTGGTTTATGTCAGAGTTGCGGAAGCTTCTTGGAGTAAATACAGACAACATGCCTAGACTTACCATACTGTCTGAAAGGCATAAGGGCATTGTAGAGGCAGTTGAAACTCACTTCCCCAGTGCTTTCCATGGATTTTGTCTGCGTTATGTTAGTGAAAACTTCCGTGACACATTTAAGAATTCAAAGTTAGTAAATATTTTCTGGAATGCTGTTTATGCCCTCACAGCAGCTGAATTCGAAAGCAAGATAGCTGAGATGGTAGAGATCTCACAAGATGTTATACCTTGGTTTCAAGACTTCTCTCCCCAACTTTGGGCTGTCGCATATTTTGAGGGCATGAGATTTGGCCATTTTACACTGGGAGTTACTGAATTGTTGTATAATTGGGCTCTTGAATGCCATGAGCTCCCAATTGTACAGATGATGGAGCATATTCGGCTTCAGTTGACATCTTGGTTTAACAATCGTCGTGAAATTGGAATGAGCTGGACCTCAATTCTTGTTCCATCTGCTGAGAAGCGGGTTTTAGAGGCTATTGCAGATGCACCTTGCTATCAAGTACTTCGTGCAAATGAGGTTGAGTTTGAGATTGTGTCGACTGAGCGAACAAATATTGTGGATATTAGCAGTCGTGTCTGCTCATGCCGTCGTTGGCAGCTCAATGGTTTACCTTGTGCGCATGCTGCTGCTGCCCTTATTTCCTGTGGGCAAAATGCTCATGTATTTGCCGAGCCTTGCTTCACTGTTGCAAGATACCGGGAGACATACTCAGAGATGATCAACCCTATTCTTGATAAGTCCCAATGGAGGGAACTGGGTGAGGGAACAGAAGGTGGAGTTGCCAGGGTTGACATCTCAATACGCCCACCCAAAACTCGCCGACCACCTGGCAGGCCAAAAAAGAAGGTTCTTCGTGTAGAAAACTTTAAACGCCCAAAGAGGGTTGTTCAATGTGGTCGCTGTCATATGTTAGGACATTCTCAAAAGAAATGCACAATGCCGAATTAA
- the LOC118040562 gene encoding late embryogenesis abundant protein At5g17165 yields the protein MAANFKNTGILGKRVVNQIWTPNSTRSFAVSNTPFLRGAHTSVYDKNPDDELRPNVVPDDVIKPQSDKYWAPHPRTGVFGPATEQHLSEISGDSASVGDGGQDPVLEEKAWFRPTSLEDLEKPHRLN from the exons ATGGCAGCCAATTTCAAGAACACTGGCATCTTGGGGAAGCGAGTAGTCAACCAGATCTGGACTCCCAACTCTACTCGCTCTTTCGCTGTTTCCAACACTCCGTTTCTCAG GGGTGCTCACACATCGGTGTACGACAAGAACCCGGATGATGAGTTGCGTCCGAATGTGGTGCCGGATGATGTGATCAAGCCCCAGTCCGACAAGTACTGGGCTCCACACCCGCGAACCGGTGTCTTTGGGCCTGCGACTGAGCAGCACCTCTCTGAGATCAGCGGGGACAGTGCCTCCGTGGGAGACGGTGGTCAGGACCCAGTGTTGGAGGAGAAGGCGTGGTTCCGCCCCACCAGCCTTGAGGACCTGGAGAAGCCACACCGTCTTAATTGA